The stretch of DNA GTGCTCTTGAAAATACGGCGCTGTTCATCGGGACTCATGCGGCCATAGAGCGGCAAGATGTCGAAGGATGCTGCGTCCAAATCCGGCTTCAGTTCGTTGGCCAAGTCCTGGATGTCACGTTCCGTGGGCAAAAAACAAAGCAGGTGATCCCGATGGCGGCTTTCCAGATCCAGAATAGCATCTCGGGCTTCTTCAATCAGGCCGGAGTCGCCCTTGCCAGAGGCGTCACGGCGATCGTCGTCTTCATCGTCCCAAGGGCCGCGGAAACCATCTCGCGTCTCGTGCTTGGAACCTCGAGCAGCATCCCTAAAATAGTACTCCACGTCCACAGGGAACGTGCGGCCTTCCGCTTCTAGCACGCAGCTGTTATCATAAAATTTTTCGAAGAGGGCTGCATCCAAGGTTGCAGACGCCACAATCAACTTAAACTCGGGACGTGCGGCAAGAACGGTCTTGAAAATCCCCAGCAGGATATCGATATTCAGGGAACGCTCGTGGGCTTCGTCAATAACGATGGCGGAGTATTGCTTGAAAAGCCTGTCACGACGGAACTCCTGCAAAAGGATACCGTCGGTCATCACCTTGATGGGAGCGTCGTTCGTACCCTGTTCCCAGAATCGGATCTTGGTGCTGACCAGTTCATCGTCCTTCAGTTCCTCACGAAGTCGGTCAGCAATAGACATGGCAGCAAGACGGCGAGGTTCCGTAACGCCAATCTTGAATAGCGGCTTGCTAGATCCTGCGCCATTCTGAAGAACCTTCTCCTCGTCATTCTGAGGAACTTTCCCCTCGTCATTCTGAGACTGCGCAGCAGCCGAAGAATCCAGAGAACGTTTTTCACAGCCTTCTTGAGTCTCGAACCGCGAGCCTCGAATCTCAGGCCTCGTGCCTCGCGCCTGAATAAAATACTCCAGCAGGAACTTGGGCAACTGCGTGGACTTACCAGAGCCAGTATCCGCCTTGACGATAACTACCTGATGCTTTTCAAGCAGCTCAAAAAACTCCTGCCGTTTTTCTACAACAGGAAGTTCCGGATATTCAATCTTTAACGCGGTAAGATCCATCAAGATTCAATGAATAATGAAAAATGAATAATTAACAATGAAATTAATCGCGCCTTCGGCGCATTACTATAGAAGTGCGTAGCACCATTATAGCAATTGCTCATTGTTAATTGTTAATTGATAACTCCATTAATATGTCGCTCGGTCATGTCAGCTCGAGCAAGCTCGGCTGCCGCGACTCTCGCTTGTTATTAATTGTTAATTCAAAGATTAAAATCAAGGATTTTAATCTTTGATGTGTCCGCACTTGTCGCAAGTGAACTTGTAGCTATTATCGGGATCCACGACCATGACTCCGTCACAATCCGGATTTTCACAAGGCAGTTCACCAGGCATCACTTCTCGGTAAGTCTTCTTTTCTTCTTCGTTCATAAATTAACCTTCGATTTCCTTGAGGTATCGAGCCAAGGCATCCTGCCAAGTAGGCAACGGCTTAAAACCAGCCTCTACCAGCTTGCTCTTGTCCAGTCGGCTATTGAAAGGACGAGCAGCCTTGCTGAGTCCGTATTCTGCAGTAGTCACAGGAACCACCTTGGTGGACATTCCTGCCTGGCGGTAGATTTCACAGGTAAAATCGTACCAGCTGATAAATCCGCCTTCATTCGTTGCATGATAATAGCCGTACTTCTCGGTTTCATTCATATCGATTAGCAAGCGAGCCAGGTCATAGGTATAGGTCGGAGTGCCGATCTGGTCATTCACCACACGAACCGTATCGTGGGTCTTACCCACATTCAGCATGGTTTTGATAAAGTTCTTTCCGTTAAGGCCAAAGACCCAGGCAATACGGACAATAAAGTACTTTTCCAGCGTATTGGAAACAGCCAGTTCACCTTCCAACTTTGTCTGGCCATAAACATTGAGAGGCTTGTAATCCTTGCAATCGGGCTTCCAGGGTTCTGTACCCTGGCCGTCAAAGACATAGTCCGTACTGATATAGGTCATCTTGCAGCCAAGATGATGGCATGCATCTGCAATATTCTGAGTACCGCCAGCATTAACTGCGCGAACCTTGGCCACATTGGCGTCATCTTCCGCCATATCCACAGCAGTCCAGGCTGCACAATGGATAACGGCATCAGGCTTGATTTCGGCAAGGACCTTGTCCACGGCGGCAGAGTCCGTAATATCCAGCTGGACATAAGGCATCTTTGTTACGGCACTGCCATCGGCGACGCCGCTGTATTCCGGAGCCATGTCTGTACCAACGCCTTCATGCCCACGTTTAGCTAGTTCATTCATTACATCATGACCAAGCTGGCCACCAACGCCCGTAACAAAAAATTTCATGTCAAAATCCCTCAGCGGAGTTGTAATTCCGCATAATCCATACTCTTCCAAAGATAGAAACTATCGTTTTATTCAGTCTCCAAACCTCCCCCGTTTTTTTAGCTAAATTTGACTAAAACAGGAGCTATTCAATGTCCGAAGCAAAATACACAAAATGGGTTGCCGCCTGGGGCAACGCAACATCCATTACCGACCGCACCGCCGCCGTCTATGCCAAGGACATTACACTACGCTACCCCATCCGCATCTGTTTTTCCGGCAGCAAACTGCGCTTCAGGTTTTCCAATCTTACCGGAACGGAACCTGTAGAAATAACAAGCGCCTTTGTCGCCCGCACTTCCGTAGATTCCAGCACTGAATACTCGCCAGTGCAAATTTCCTTCAACAGTCATCCTACCGCGATTATCGAGCCCGGCAAGGAAATCGAAAGCGACGAAATTTTATTTGACGTAACTGCAGGCGAAACCCTTGACGTAAGCATGTATTTCGCAGGTTACACACAAATGAATGCGGGCACGCTCATAACAGGGCCATTGTCCAGCGGCAAATACAGCTATGGCAATTTCGCAGCAAGCAAGGATCTGCCTGCAGATTTAACCCGAAAGACAAACTGGTTCTACTTCCTGAATACAATTGATGTTCTGACAGAAGAAAAGAATCACGCACTGGTCTGCTACGGAGATTCCATCACCGCCCAGGATTGGCCTGATTATCTGTCCCAAAGAGCATGGGAAAATGGATTCCGTAACGTATCCATCATCCGTCGCGCAGTCAGCGGCACACGAATCCTTAGGGAATATAGCTGCATTACCTATGCCGCTTATGGTTTAAAGGGCGCCACCCGATTCCCCATCGAACTGAACGTCGCCGGCGCAAGTGCGGTCATTATCCAGCATGGCATCAATGACATAATCCATCCGGTAGGCGTAGAAGTCAACCCGTTCCGCCCCTGGAGCGACATGCCCACTACAGACGACCTTATCCAAGGCGTTCGTCACCTGTATATTCAACACGCCAAAAGCCTAGGACTAAAAGTCTACAGCGGGACATTGCTCCCGATTTTCGGATGGCGTACATACAACGAAAATCGCGATGTAATCCGCAACGAATTCAACAGCTGGCTACGTTCCTCCAACGAATTTGACGGTTGCGTCGACTTCGACAAAGCCGTGCGAGACACTCAAGATTCACGTAAATTCGCCCAAGGTTTTGACTCCGGAGACCACCTGCATCCAAGTGCTGCCGCCTACAAGGCCATGGCCGAAGCAATTCCCACCGAACTTCTTGAGTAATCCGTCGCAAGCGATGTGCAAATCAGGTTCAGCTTGACTTTGCATGTTTGAATCTTCCATTTTGTACACAAAACATAAAAACGCCCCGCTTTCGCGAGGCGTTCTTCACTATTCATTTAAGGATGTTTCTTAGTGAAATTCGTCTTTTGCTAAATCCTAGCGAGTCACAGAGACCTTCTGAATACGGTTGCCAGACTTCAGCATGTATACGCCGGACTTCTGGAACTTGGCCATCAGAGCATCGCTAATGGAAGATCCGCTTGCCACATCTACGCGGCCCATGAACTTACCCTGCATATCGAATACCTGATAGGTCTTGCCAGAAATTGCCATGTGCATATCAGCAAGGATTGCTTCAGGAACGTCAACATCACCTTCGCTAGAAGAGGATCCCGGTTCAGTACCACCCTGAGAATCAGTTTC from Fibrobacter sp. encodes:
- the rfbD gene encoding dTDP-4-dehydrorhamnose reductase gives rise to the protein MKFFVTGVGGQLGHDVMNELAKRGHEGVGTDMAPEYSGVADGSAVTKMPYVQLDITDSAAVDKVLAEIKPDAVIHCAAWTAVDMAEDDANVAKVRAVNAGGTQNIADACHHLGCKMTYISTDYVFDGQGTEPWKPDCKDYKPLNVYGQTKLEGELAVSNTLEKYFIVRIAWVFGLNGKNFIKTMLNVGKTHDTVRVVNDQIGTPTYTYDLARLLIDMNETEKYGYYHATNEGGFISWYDFTCEIYRQAGMSTKVVPVTTAEYGLSKAARPFNSRLDKSKLVEAGFKPLPTWQDALARYLKEIEG
- a CDS encoding GDSL-type esterase/lipase family protein gives rise to the protein MSEAKYTKWVAAWGNATSITDRTAAVYAKDITLRYPIRICFSGSKLRFRFSNLTGTEPVEITSAFVARTSVDSSTEYSPVQISFNSHPTAIIEPGKEIESDEILFDVTAGETLDVSMYFAGYTQMNAGTLITGPLSSGKYSYGNFAASKDLPADLTRKTNWFYFLNTIDVLTEEKNHALVCYGDSITAQDWPDYLSQRAWENGFRNVSIIRRAVSGTRILREYSCITYAAYGLKGATRFPIELNVAGASAVIIQHGINDIIHPVGVEVNPFRPWSDMPTTDDLIQGVRHLYIQHAKSLGLKVYSGTLLPIFGWRTYNENRDVIRNEFNSWLRSSNEFDGCVDFDKAVRDTQDSRKFAQGFDSGDHLHPSAAAYKAMAEAIPTELLE